One stretch of Microcoleus sp. FACHB-672 DNA includes these proteins:
- a CDS encoding NAD-dependent succinate-semialdehyde dehydrogenase yields MAIATTNPATGEILKTFDPLTDNEIEVKLARSQQAYQAYRHIPMTQRAGWLKAAADILEHRREEFGKIMTLEMGKTLKSAIAEVEKCALVCRYYADNAAEFLADAPAATDASRSFVRYQPLGPVLAVMPWNFPFWQVFRFAAPALMAGNVGLLKHASNVPQCALAIEEIFLQAGFPEGVFQTLLVGSDKVANLMADERVKAATLTGSEHAGASLAAVAGKEIKKTVLELGGSDPFIVLESADLEAAVTTAVTARLLNNGQSCIAGKRFIVANSIADEFEQRFVEKFKALRMGDPMDATTDIGPLATPGILKDLDSQVQNSIAKGAKVLTGGHPLSDRPGNFYPPTILTDFSPGSPAYQEEFFGPVALLFRVAGIDEAIELANSTSFGLGASAWTSDADERERLIEELEAGAVFINGLVKSDPRLPFGGIKRSGYGRELSVQGIHEFVNIKTVWVK; encoded by the coding sequence ATGGCCATCGCAACAACCAACCCTGCAACCGGGGAAATACTGAAAACATTTGACCCGCTAACGGATAACGAGATCGAAGTTAAACTCGCTCGCTCTCAACAGGCGTACCAAGCATACCGGCACATACCAATGACGCAAAGAGCCGGCTGGCTGAAGGCGGCTGCTGATATTTTAGAACACCGGCGCGAAGAGTTTGGCAAAATCATGACCCTGGAAATGGGGAAAACACTCAAATCTGCGATCGCAGAAGTGGAAAAATGCGCCCTCGTCTGCCGATATTATGCCGACAATGCCGCTGAATTTTTGGCAGATGCGCCGGCAGCTACCGATGCCAGCCGAAGTTTTGTTCGATATCAGCCACTTGGCCCCGTTTTGGCCGTGATGCCTTGGAATTTTCCCTTTTGGCAGGTGTTTCGCTTCGCTGCACCGGCACTGATGGCCGGCAACGTTGGCTTGCTCAAACACGCGTCCAATGTCCCCCAGTGCGCCTTAGCCATTGAAGAAATTTTTCTGCAAGCCGGTTTTCCCGAGGGAGTCTTTCAAACCTTGCTCGTTGGTTCAGACAAAGTGGCCAACTTGATGGCTGATGAGCGCGTCAAAGCCGCCACCTTAACCGGCAGTGAACACGCAGGTGCCAGTCTAGCCGCAGTTGCCGGCAAAGAAATTAAAAAAACTGTGTTGGAATTAGGCGGCAGTGACCCTTTTATTGTCCTGGAAAGCGCTGATCTCGAAGCGGCTGTAACGACTGCCGTAACAGCAAGACTGCTGAATAATGGCCAATCTTGTATTGCCGGCAAACGCTTTATTGTTGCTAACAGCATCGCTGATGAATTTGAGCAACGATTCGTAGAGAAATTTAAAGCATTGCGAATGGGCGATCCAATGGATGCTACAACAGATATTGGACCCTTGGCTACCCCTGGCATTCTCAAGGATTTGGACAGCCAAGTACAAAACTCCATTGCCAAAGGGGCAAAAGTCTTAACTGGGGGACATCCCTTGTCAGATCGTCCGGGCAATTTCTATCCCCCCACAATTTTGACGGACTTCTCACCAGGCTCACCGGCATACCAAGAGGAATTTTTTGGGCCGGTGGCATTACTGTTCAGGGTTGCCGGTATTGACGAGGCCATTGAGTTAGCCAACAGCACGTCTTTTGGCCTGGGTGCGAGTGCCTGGACATCTGATGCAGACGAACGCGAACGCTTAATTGAGGAATTAGAAGCCGGTGCCGTATTTATCAACGGTTTGGTGAAATCCGATCCTCGGCTGCCTTTTGGGGGCATCAAGCGTTCTGGATACGGTCGGGAATTAAGCGTCCAAGGTATTCACGAATTTGTGAATATCAAGACAGTTTGGGTGAAGTAA
- the xth gene encoding exodeoxyribonuclease III, whose product MKIATWNVNSIRSRLEQVIAWLQVSDVDVLCLQETKVVDTDFPRTDFENIGYHVYIYGQKSYNGVAIFSRQPMEDVSMGFVPVLGTEVGDLDEQKRLIVGTLNGVRIVNVYVPNGSEVGSDKYLYKLSWLKLLREYLKRVIDNNNQLCICGDFNIALEDRDIHNPKAFKNQIMASDLERQALRAVLELGLGDAFRKFTEETGHFSWWDYRSGGFARNRGWRIDHLYLTPTLYEQSVSCTIDTAPRKLVKPSDHTPVIVEI is encoded by the coding sequence ATGAAAATTGCAACTTGGAATGTTAACTCGATTCGCAGCCGATTAGAGCAAGTAATTGCCTGGTTACAGGTGAGTGACGTTGATGTCTTGTGTCTGCAAGAAACAAAAGTTGTAGATACAGATTTTCCGCGTACAGACTTTGAAAACATAGGGTATCACGTCTACATTTACGGGCAGAAATCATACAATGGGGTGGCGATTTTCAGCCGGCAGCCGATGGAAGATGTCAGCATGGGATTTGTGCCGGTGTTGGGCACAGAAGTGGGGGATTTGGATGAGCAAAAGCGGTTGATTGTCGGCACTCTTAATGGCGTCCGCATTGTTAATGTTTATGTCCCCAATGGTTCAGAAGTTGGCAGTGATAAATATCTCTATAAGCTCAGTTGGCTAAAGCTGTTGCGGGAATATTTAAAAAGGGTAATTGACAACAATAATCAGTTATGTATTTGCGGAGATTTCAATATTGCTTTGGAAGATCGAGATATTCACAACCCCAAAGCTTTTAAGAATCAAATTATGGCTTCTGACTTGGAGCGCCAAGCATTACGGGCTGTTCTAGAATTGGGGTTAGGAGATGCGTTTCGTAAGTTTACGGAAGAAACCGGCCACTTTAGCTGGTGGGATTATCGTAGCGGTGGGTTTGCGCGGAATCGAGGTTGGCGGATCGATCATCTTTATTTGACACCGACTCTTTATGAGCAGTCTGTAAGCTG
- a CDS encoding acetolactate synthase large subunit gives MNTAQLLVRCLENEGVRYIFGLPGEENIHVLEALRDSSIQFITTRHEQGAAFMADVYGRLTGQAGVCLSTLGPGATNLMTGVADANLDGAPLVAITGQVGTDRMHIESHQYLDLVAMFAPVTKWNAQIVRPSITPELVRRAFKRAQSEKPGAVHIDVPENIAAMPALGEPLSKGNLEKTYASFNSIEQAAELISQATNPLILVGNGAIRANASEALTEFATQLNIPVVNTFMGKGMIPYTHPLALWAVGLQLRDYISCGFDNTDLVIAIGYDLIEYSPKKWNREGKIPIIHIGAIHAEVDSSYIPKVEVVGDISDSLREVMGRANRQGKAEPYALELREEIRADYEQYANDDSFPIKPQKLIYDLRQVMGPEDIVICDVGAHKMWMARHYHCERPNTCLISNGFAAMGIAIPGAIAAKLVAPQQQVVAVTGDGGFMMNCQELETALRVGTAFVTIIFNDGGYGLIEWKQHNQLGHSDFVKFGNPDFVKFAESMGLKGYRIESTAEFIPTLKEALAQSVPSVIDCRVDYRENLRFTQKAGELTCTI, from the coding sequence ATGAACACCGCCCAATTGCTAGTGCGCTGCTTGGAAAATGAAGGAGTGCGCTATATTTTCGGGTTGCCTGGGGAAGAAAATATACACGTTTTAGAAGCACTCAGAGATTCTTCCATTCAATTTATTACTACACGCCACGAGCAAGGCGCAGCCTTCATGGCCGATGTCTACGGTCGCTTAACCGGCCAAGCCGGCGTTTGTCTTTCCACCCTTGGCCCAGGTGCGACCAACCTGATGACCGGCGTTGCGGATGCCAACCTCGACGGTGCTCCCTTGGTGGCAATTACCGGCCAAGTGGGAACGGATCGAATGCACATTGAATCCCACCAGTATCTCGATCTCGTGGCGATGTTTGCACCCGTGACTAAATGGAACGCCCAGATCGTTCGCCCCAGCATCACCCCCGAACTTGTGCGGCGGGCATTTAAACGAGCGCAATCAGAAAAACCCGGTGCGGTTCATATTGATGTGCCGGAAAATATTGCCGCTATGCCGGCCCTTGGCGAACCGCTTAGTAAAGGAAACTTAGAAAAAACTTACGCTTCATTTAACAGTATTGAGCAGGCAGCCGAGCTGATTTCCCAAGCCACTAATCCTTTAATTTTAGTCGGTAATGGAGCGATTCGAGCCAACGCCAGTGAAGCGCTTACAGAATTTGCAACCCAATTAAACATTCCTGTCGTGAATACTTTTATGGGTAAAGGAATGATTCCTTATACTCATCCTTTGGCGCTGTGGGCGGTGGGCTTGCAATTGCGAGACTACATCAGTTGTGGCTTTGATAATACCGATTTGGTGATTGCCATTGGCTACGATTTGATTGAATACTCCCCGAAGAAATGGAATCGCGAAGGCAAGATTCCCATTATTCATATTGGAGCGATCCATGCTGAGGTTGATAGCAGCTATATTCCCAAAGTTGAAGTCGTGGGGGATATTTCAGATTCTCTGAGAGAAGTGATGGGACGGGCAAACCGGCAAGGCAAAGCAGAGCCTTATGCCTTGGAGCTGCGGGAAGAAATTCGGGCGGATTACGAACAATATGCCAACGATGATAGCTTTCCCATTAAACCGCAAAAACTGATTTATGACCTGCGGCAAGTCATGGGTCCAGAAGATATTGTCATCTGTGATGTGGGCGCTCACAAAATGTGGATGGCGCGGCATTATCATTGCGAACGCCCCAATACTTGCTTGATTTCTAATGGATTTGCAGCGATGGGAATCGCAATTCCTGGCGCAATAGCTGCTAAATTAGTTGCTCCCCAACAGCAAGTTGTTGCTGTGACGGGGGACGGGGGATTTATGATGAATTGCCAAGAACTGGAAACCGCTTTGCGCGTTGGCACAGCTTTTGTTACGATCATTTTTAATGATGGTGGCTATGGCTTGATTGAGTGGAAGCAACACAATCAATTAGGTCATTCAGATTTCGTTAAATTTGGCAATCCTGATTTTGTTAAATTTGCTGAAAGCATGGGGCTAAAAGGCTACCGAATTGAATCAACTGCTGAATTTATTCCCACGCTTAAAGAAGCTTTGGCTCAATCTGTGCCGTCGGTGATTGATTGCCGGGTTGATTACCGGGAAAATTTGCGCTTTACTCAAAAAGCTGGAGAGCTAACTTGCACGATTTAA
- a CDS encoding DUF2283 domain-containing protein, which yields MKVTYDKETESMTITLREAAIKESDEVDPGVILDIGYDCGIARFKI from the coding sequence GTGAAAGTAACCTATGACAAAGAAACTGAGTCAATGACAATCACCCTACGAGAAGCTGCTATTAAAGAAAGCGATGAAGTAGATCCGGGCGTGATTTTAGATATTGGTTATGATTGTGGCATTGCCCGCTTTAAGATTTGA